One segment of Mastomys coucha isolate ucsf_1 unplaced genomic scaffold, UCSF_Mcou_1 pScaffold23, whole genome shotgun sequence DNA contains the following:
- the Prss35 gene encoding inactive serine protease 35, with amino-acid sequence MGNMFFWLMILIPGWALSDGSETEPDFTWHLSRIPQVVSEKTIHLASPTFQADAGVVRATVCGIECQEELPVPSLSQLEDSLSYETVFENGTRTLTRVKVQGLVLEPTQNSSVKGARPRRRRQVYGTDSRFSILDKRFLTNFPFNTAVKLSTGCSGALVSPNHVLTAAHCVHDGKDYVKGSKKLRVGVLKMRNKGGRKKRRGSKRNPREAESGGQSQEHPQESTTQRRGKKSRRGPNVAQERPSFQWTRVKSTHIPKGWVRGENGDLALDYDYALLELKRAHKQQHMELGVSPTIAKLPGGRIHFSGFDNDRDDQLVYRFCSVSEESNDLLYQYCDAEAGSTGSGIYLRLKEPDQKNWKRKIIAVYSGHQWVDVHGVQKDYNVAVRITPLKYAQICLWIHGNAANCAYG; translated from the coding sequence ATGGGAAATATGTTCTTTTGGTTGATGATTTTAATCCCTGGATGGGCCCTCTCCGATGGGTCTGAAACAGAACCAGATTTTACGTGGCACTTGAGCAGAATACCCCAGGTTGTGAGTGAGAAGACtatccatcttgccagccccacgtTCCAGGCAGATGCTGGGGTGGTGAGGGCCACAGTGTGTGGCATTGAATGTCAGGAAGAGCTCCCGGTTCCCAGTCTTTCCCAGCTGGAAGATTCCCTATCCTATGAGACCGTCTTCGAGAATGGCACCCGAACCTTAACCAGGGTGAAAGTTCAAGGTCTGGTCCTGGAACCCACTCAGAACAGCAGTGTAAAAGGAGCGCGCCCTAGGAGGAGAAGGCAGGTGTACGGTACGGACAGCAGGTTCAGCATCTTAGACAAAAGGTTCTTGACCAATTTCCCTTTTAATACAGCAGTGAAGCTGTCCACCGGCTGCAGCGGCGCCCTCGTCTCCCCCAACCATGTACTCACAGCTGCCCACTGCGTCCACGACGGGAAGGACTATGTCAAAGGCAGTAAAAAGCTGAGGGTGGGAGTGCTGAAGATGAGAAATAAAGGAGGCCGTAAGAAACGCAGAGGTTCCAAGAGGAACCCgagagaagcagagagtggtGGCCAAAGTCAGGAGCATCCCCAGGAAAGCACCACCCAAAGACGGGGAAAAAAATCCAGACGGGGTCCGAATGTCGCTCAAGAAAGGCCTTCCTTCCAATGGACCCGCgtcaagagcacccacattcccAAAGGTTGGGTGAGGGGAGAGAATGGGGACCTGGCCTTGGACTACGACTACGCACTCCTGGAGCTGAAGCGCGCACACAAGCAGCAGCACATGGAGCTGGGAGTCAGCCCCACCATCGCCAAGCTGCCGGGAGGCCGGATCCACTTCTCTGGATTTGACAACGACAGGGATGATCAGTTGGTGTATCGATTTTGCAGCGTTTCCGAGGAATCCAATGACCTCCTGTATCAGTACTGCGATGCTGAGGCAGGCTCCACCGgctcggggatctacctgaggCTCAAAGAGCCAGACCAAAAGAATTGGAAGCGCAAGATCATCGCGGTCTACTCGGGCCACCAGTGGGTGGATGTGCACGGAGTTCAGAAGGACTATAACGTGGCTGTGCGCATCACTCCGCTCAAGTACGCCCAGATTTGCCTCTGGATCCATGGAAATGCTGCCAACTGTGCTTATGGCTGA